The sequence GAGCCTGACAGCCCTTCCTCAGCCGGGACGGCCACGGTCGGCTGCGGCGTGGGGGTGGACTGCTGCGCCAGCAGCGGCGACCCGGCCAGCAGGGCAAGTACGGCAAGCGAGGTACGGATCATTGCGACAGCTTTCGGTCAAAACGGAAGGTGGTGATACGTTTCCACGCCGGATAGAACTCATCCGGCAGGTTGAAGGGCGCAGCCAGGCGCACGGCGCGAATCGCCTGCTCGGCGTGGCGCGCAGCTTGGGCGCGGTTGGCATCGGTAATGCCTTCCTGCCGAACCACCCGGGGATTGCCGGCCAGTGAGCCATCGGGGTTGAGATCCCAGGTCAGGATGGTCACCAGCAGTTCGGCTTCAGCCCCCTGCGGCGCGACCCATTTGGGCTTCAACTGGCGCGAGATCGCCCCTGAAAGCGCCGAGCGCACCGCCGGGCCGATCGTGGCGGCAGGCGGCGGGCCGGGCGGGGCCTTGGCCGTGCCGCTGGGGCTACCTTTCAGGAAATCATCGCCGATCCGGCTCGCGCCGGGTTTGGTTACGGCCTTGGCCGGCGGTGCCTTTGGCGCGGGCGTGGCGGCCTTGGCTGGCGGGGCCTTGGCGGGGGTAGCCTTGATTAGCGGCGCGGGCCTGGGCGGCGGCGCGATGGTGGCGCGTGGCAGCGGCTTGGGCAGGGGTTCGGGCTGAGCCACGGGCGCGGGGTGCGGGGCCGCCTGTTCGCCCAGTTCGGGTGCTTCCTCCGCTGCCGCAGGGGCGGTGGAGGGTGAGGTCGAGATCAGCCCGACGTCGTCGCTTAGCGTCACGGTAATCCGCTCGGGCGGCGGCAAGGGAAGGGCGCTCGGCCGGATCGTCAGCACCAGCACCAGCACAACGTGCGCCGCCACCGCAGCCAGCAGCGCCAGTCCTTCATCGCGGCGAAGAGCGGTCACGGCCATCGGCTCAGTCCTGTCCGGACGCACCTGAACTGTTGGTGACCAAAGAGATGGCGTTGAACCCGGCGCGATTAAGCTCGCCCATCACGGCGATAACCTCGCCATAGTCGAGGCTCTTGTCGGCCCGCAGCGTCACGAGCGGCAGCTTGCCATCTGCGCCCGGCGGGATCGAGGCGAGCCGGTCAGGCAAGGCGGCACGCTCGATCTCGGTCTGGTCAAGATAGAGCCGGCCGTCGCGCGCCAGGGTCAGGTTCACCTGCTGCGGTTCCTGGTCGAGCGCCTGGGCACGGCTGTCGGGCAGGTCCACCGGTACCCCGGCGTTGAGTAGCGGGGCCGTGACCATGAAAATGATCAGCAGCACCAGCATCACGTCGACCAGCGGCGTCACGTTGATCTCGGACACTGGCGTCCGGGCACGGCGGCGCCCCCGCCCGCTGCGCCCACCGCCAGGAGAGAGGCTGGCGCCCATTAAACCGCGTCCAGTTCGCGGCTGAGGCTGGCGTGGAAGCGGTCGGCAAAACGCTGCATCCGCGCCTCCAGCTGGTTCACCCGGTGCGAAAAGCGGTTGTAGGCAATCACCGCCGGGATTGCCGCGAACAGGCCGATCGCCGTGGCAAACAGCGCCTCGGAGATGCCCGGCGCAACCACGGCCAGCGACGAGTTCTGCTGTGAGCCGATCTGGAAGAACGAGTTCATGATCCCCCAGACCGTGCCGAACAGCCCGACGAAGGGTGCAACCGATCCGACCGTGGCAAGAAAATTCAAACGTTCAGCCAGCCTGTCCGCCTCTTGCGCAACGGCGCTGTCCATCACCGCGACTAACCGCTGGCGGGTGCCTTCGCGGTCAATCACCTTGGCAGCAGTCGAACGGCGCCATTCGCCGAGCCCGGCCGAAACAACCCGCGCCGAAGGGATTTCACCGGCTTCCTTGGCGCCCCGCTCGGCCTGGAACGCGTCGATATCGGCCGCCTTCCAGAAATCGCGCTCATAAGCTTCGGTCCGCTTGCGGATCCCGGCCATGCGCAGCGAGAACGAGATGATGATCGCCCAGACCCAGACCGAGGCGAGGATCAGCCCGGCCATAACCGACTGGACGACAATATCCGCATCGAAGAACAGCTTGACCGGATCAAGCCGGGTCGGGGCAGTGGCCAAGAGGGCAAGGGTGCTCATCAGGATCCTTCGGGCATGATAGTGGCAAAGGCATCGCGCCAGGCAGCGGGCATTCGCCGCGGGCGGCCTTCGGGAGAAACAAAACCGATGCGCAGCCGCGCTTCGGAAAGGAGGCGACCGTCCTCGTGCCGCGCCACCTGGTGCATCCGGCAACTTGCTGCACCAAGGTCTTCGCAGGTCGTCTCAATCTGCACGGCATCGTCCAGCCGCGCCGGGGCGGCATAGCGAATGGTTAGCTCGGTCACCGCAAAGGCTCCCTCGCCAGCCTCGTTGACCGCCCGCTGGTCGATCCCGAGCAGGCGGACGAAATCCGACCGGGCACGCTCGAACCAGCGCAGGTAATTGGCGTGATAGACCACGCCCGAGAGGTCCGTATCCTCGAAATAGGCGCGCACGGCAAAGCGGTGCACCTTGCCATCGACCAGGCCCGAGGGGGCAGGGGGGAACGTCGCCATGCCCCCGCCTTAGCCGGGGCGCGACTCGCAGGGCAAGAGCGCGATCAGTCGAACCGCGCCAGCATCGGGCCAAGCGGCTTGCCGCCGAACAGATGGACGTGAAGATGCGGCACTTCCTGGTGGCCGTGCTGGCCGATGTTGGCGAGCAGGCGATAGCCCGGCTCGACCAGCCCCAGGCTGCGCGCGACATGGCCGACTGCGCGGACGAAGCCGGCGATCTCTTCGGCCGAAGCCCCGGCCGAGAAATCATCCCAGCTGACGTAAGGCCCCTTTGGGATCACCAGCACGTGCGTTGGCGCCTGCGGGTTGATGTCGTGGAACGCGAGCGCCCACTCGTCCTCGTAGACCGTGCGGTTCGGGATTTCGCCGCGCAAGATCTTCGCGAAGACGTTGTGGTCGTCATAGGGCAGGGTAGGATCGATCGGCATTATTCGCTCCGGCTGGCCTTTTCGGCGATCCCGCTGGTTCCTTCGCGGCGCTCAAGCTCGGCCAGGACCTGGGCAAAGGGAATATCATGCTCAGCCAGCAGAATGAGCAGGTGGAAGATCAAGTCCGCCGCCTCGGCCACTTCTTGCTCGTGCGTTCCCGCAAGGTGGGCAATGATCAGTTCAACCGCCTCTTCGCCGACTTTCTGGGCGACCGCATCCCCACCCTTCGCGTGCAGTTTGGCGACATAGCTGGAGCCTGGATCGCCATCGAAACGCGCGCGAATCACAGCTTCAAGGCGTGAGATTGTGTCCATCGCTACCCTCTCGCCGGAAGTCCCGCCCGGCGCAAGGCCGCGTGCGCCTCGGCAATGGTGTGCTTGCCGAAGTGAAAGATCGAGGCGGCCAGGACCGCGCTGGCGTGACCCCTAGTAACGCCTTCGACCAGGTGATCGAGTGTCCCCACCCCGCCGCTGGCAATCACCGGCACCGACACGGCATCGGCGATCGTGCGGGTGAGTTCCAGGTCATAGCCGGCCTGGGTGCCATCGCCGTCCATCGAGGTGACCAGCAATTCGCCCGCACCCAGCTCGGCCAGCCGGATCGCGTGCGCCACGGCATCGATCCCGGTCGCCTGGCGGCCGCCGTGGGTGAAGATCTCCCAGTGATCGCCCTGCCGCCGCGCATCGACCGAGGCGACGACGCACTGGCTACCGAACCGCTCGGCAATCTCGGCCACCACTTCGGGCCGGCTGACGGCGGCGGAATTGACCGCCACCTTGTCGGCCCCGGCCAGCAGCAGTGCCCGGGCATCCTCGACCGCACGGACCCCGCCGCCGACAGTCAGCGGCATGAAGCAGACTTCGGCAGTGCGCCGAACCACATCCAGCAAGGTTCCGCGCCCTTCGTGGCTGGCGCTGATATCGAGGAAACACAGCTCATCCGCCCCGGCCGCGTCATAGGCCCGCGCCTGCTCGACCGGATCGCCGGCATCCTTGAGGTCGACGAAGTTCACGCCCTTGACCACCCGGCCATTGGCGACATCGAGACAGGGAATGACCCGGACGCGGACGGTCATGCCCGGTTCGCCATCGCAATCGCCGCCGCCAGATCGAGCCGGCCTTCGTAGAGCGCGCGGCCGGTGATCACGCCTTCGATCCCGTCGACCGCGTGGAGCGAGAGGATGTGGATGTCATCCAGCCCCTTCACGCCGCCACTGGCGATCACCGGAATGTCGACCTGGCGGGCGAGGTCAACCGTGGCCTCGATGTTGACGCCCTTGAGCAGGCCGTCACGGCCGATATCAGTGAACAGCAGACTGGCAACCCCGGCATCCTCGAAGCGGCGCGCGAGATCGACCACCGGTACGTCGGACACTTCGGCCCAGCCCTCGGTCGCGACCATGCCATCGCGGGCATCGACCGCGACGACGATCCCGCCCGGAAACTCGCGCGCCATGTCCTTGACGAATTCGGGATCCTTGAGCGCAGCCGAACCCATCACCACCCGGCTCACGCCAAGATCGAACCAGCCCTCAACCGCCTCACGCGTGCGGATCCCGCCGCCCAACTGGACGTGGCCTTCGAACACTTCGAGGATCGATTCGACCGCAGCCCGGTTCTCAGCCCGACCGGCGAAGCTGCCGTCGAGATCGACCGCGTGCAGGAACTGCGAACCGGCAGCAGCAAAGAGCTGCGCCTGTGCCGCCGGATTGTCGCCATAGACCGTCGCGCGGTCCATATCGCCTTCCGACAGGCGAACGACCTGGCCGCCCTTGAGGTCAATGGCCGGAAAGACAATCATGGCTTCCAGTCCAGGAACGCACGAAGCAGCGCCAGACCATAGGCCTGGCTCTTCTCCGGATGGAATTGCACCCCTAGGATCGTGTCACGCCCAACCGCAGCAACCAGGCCGCCGCCATGGTCGGTCATCGCCAGGGCATGGTGCCCGTCCTCGGGCACGAAATGGTAGGAGTGCAGAAAATAGGCCTCACCCGCTTCAAGTAGCGGGGCGTGCGGGCGGACGATCACATCATTCCAGCCCATGTGCGGGATCTTGATCGCCGGATCGGTCCGCTCGACCAGCCGCACTTCGCCGCCAATCCAGTCAAGCCCTGGCGTAACCCCATGCTCGACCCCGCGCGAGGCGAGCAGTTGCATGCCGACACAGATGCCGAGGAACGGCGCAGCGCCGATCAGCACGCGTTCGGTCATCGCCTCAACCAGATGCGGGATGGCCCGCAGCCCTTCGGCGCAGGCCTTGAAACTGCCGACGCCGGGAAGAACGATGCGATCTGCGGCGCGGACAACGTCCGGGTCGGCGGTGATCTGGACGCCTTCCGCCCCTGCTGCCTTCAGTGCATTGGCAACGGAGTGAAGGTTTCCCGCGCCGTAATCGACGAGGGCAACGACTTCAGCCACCGAGCTGGCCTTTGGTGCTGGGAATCGCTCCGCCCTTGCGCGGATCGAGTTCCACCGCCTGCCGCATCGCCCGGGCGAAGCCCTTGTAGATGCCTTCGCAGATGTGGTGGTTGTTTGTGCCGTAGAGCAGCTCGATATGGAGCGTGATGCCGACGGCCTGGGCAATCGACTGGAACCAGTGCTCGAACAGTTCGGTGTCCATTTCGCCCAGCCGTTCCTGGGTGAACTTGGCGTTCCAGACCAGCCAGGGGCGGCCCGAAATGTCGAGCGCGACGCGGGCCAGCGCCTCGTCCATCGGGCTGTAGGCCGTGCCATAACGGCCGATCCCGGCCTTGTCGCCCAAGGCCTCGGAAATGGCCTGGCCGATCGCAATCGCGCTGTCCTCGGTCGTATGGTGCTGATCGACGTGGAGATCGCCCTTCACGTGGCAGGTGATGTCAATCAGCGAGTGGCGGCTGAACTGCTCGATCATGTGATCGAGAAAGCCGATCCCGGTGCTAACATCATAGGACCCCGTCCCGTCGAGGTTCACTTCGACGAGGATGTCGGTTTCGTGAGTCTTGCGGGCGATCCGTCCGGTACGCATGGGGCTGGCCTATAGGCCCGAAACGGCAGCACGCAAGCGGTTTGCCCTTGACCGTGGCGAGCACCGTGGCCACTTGTGAAGTCATGACTGATGATGCGCAGGACAGCCTGATCCCATACGACGAAATCGTGCAGGAGGCGCTGCGCGCCGTGGTCGGCCGGGTGCTTGGCCAGATCGTGGCCTCCGGCGGGACCCTGCCGGGCGAGCATCATTTCTACATCACCTTCAAGACCGGCGCGCCGGGGGTGTCGATCCCGCCCCACCTGCGGGAGCGCTTTCCGGACGAGATGACCATCGTTCTCCAGAACAAGTTCTGGGATTTGGGCGTCGATGATCAGGGCTTTACCGTCGGGCTGACCTTCAACCAGGTACCCGCCAAGCTCGACGTGCCGTTCAGCGCGATCACCGCTTTCGTCGATCCCGCGGTCGATTTTGGCCTGCAATTCCAGGCGCTGGGCCAAGATGACGAGCCCGAGCCGCACGACGAGGCCGAGAATGACGGTCCGCCGGCAGCCGACGGGGAAACAGGCTCGAACGTCGTCTCGGTCGATTTCGGGCGCAAGAAATGACCTCGCCCGATCGCATCCTCGCCCGGCTGGCGCGCCACGGCGGCGGCACCCTGCTCAACCGCGTGGTCGACAAGGTGCTGCCCGACACGCCAAGCGAAGAAAAGGTCAAGCGCAACATCTTTGCCGGGATTGCGGGCGCCGTGGCGATGCGCGTGGCGACGCGTTCGGTCCCGGGGGCGATTGTGGTCACCTCGGGCCTGGTCGCCAAGAAGCTTTATGACCGGCGCAAGGCCCGTAAAGGCAAGGCGACAGGGCAAAACCCCAAGCCCAAGGCTTGATCACGCGCGCGCCATGCGCGAATGGAGCGCATGGTCGAAGCCGCCAATTCCGCCAGCAATGCCCTGCAACGCCGCGGGCTTATGCTGATCCTGTCCTCGCCATCTGGCGCCGGGAAAACCACGATCAGCCGCATGCTGCTTGAGCGTGATCCGCAGATCGCCCTCTCCGTCTCCGCCACCACCCGCCCGATCCGGCCGGGCGAAGTTGACGGGGTGCACTACCACTTCGTCAACCAGGCCGAGTTCGACCGGATGGTCGAGGCAGACGAATTCTATGAATGGGCAACCGTTTTCGGTCACAGCTATGGCACGCCGAAGGCCCAGATCCGCGCTGGACTGAAGGAAGGGCAGGACTTCCTGTTCGACATTGACTGGCAGGGCACCCAGCAGCTTTACCAAAAGGACCAGCAGGACGTGGTCCGGGTCTTCATCCTGCCGCCCAGCATTGATGAGCTGCGCCGCCGCCTGACCGGGCGCGGGACCGACAGCCCCGAAGTGATCGCCGCCCGCATGGAACGCGCCCGGGCCGAAATCAGTCACTGGGACGGCTACGACTATGTCGTGATCAATGACGACATCGAGGCCTGTTACCACCAGGTCTGCGAAATCCTCCACGCTGAACGCATGAAACGCGCCCGCCAAACCGGGCTGATCGGCTTCGTGCGGGAACTGATGCGGGATTAAGGCCAGCCGGCGCGGCCGACGTCCACTTCGGCCACCAGCACCTTGCCGCCGGGGGTCTTGCCCGGCCCGGTTCCGGGCGCCACCAGCATGAACAGGTGCCGGCCTTCGGGACCGCCGAGCATGCAGGCATAGCAGTTGAGATCGCCGGTCGGGATGACTTCGAGCACTTCGCCGCCAGCGGCGATCAGCACGCATTCGGGGGCCGTCGGGTTGGCGATCCAGACCGCGCCGTTGGCATCAAGGCAAATCCCGTCGGGCAGGCGCGGCAGGGTGGTGGCAAACAGCTGCCGATTGGTCAGCGATCCGTCCTCGCCAATGTCGAACTGGGTTAATCGCCCCCCGAAGGTTTCAGCCAGGATCAGGTGTTGGCCATCAGGCGTGATCACGGCTCCGTTGGGAAACGAAAACCGCTCACCCGGGGCGGCATCACCAACCGAGCCATCTGGCTGGATGAGGGCCAGCACGGTGGTCGGGTGATCGGCCATGACCCCGGCCGGTCCGCGCTCAGCCAGGGCAGCGCCCAGATCGAAACCGAAGTTGCCGACATAGGCCCGGCCCTGCGCGTCAACGACCATGTCGTTGCACATGAACGCGGAGTGATCAGTCAGGTCGGCGTGCAGTTCGAAGCGGCCATCGGGCCAGCGCCGCCAGACCTGGCGCAGCTCCATCCGCACCACCAGCAATGAGCCATCGGGCATCCAGCCAAGGCCCGATGGCTGGCCTTCTAGCTTCAGCTCGACCCGCAGGTCACCCGCGAGGTCGAGCGAATAGACGCAGTGGGCATAAAAGTCCGAGAACCACAGGCGTCCGTTGCGCCAGCGCGGCCCCTCACCGAAATGGATGCCGCTGGCGAGGGTGCGGACCTGGCGTTTCACGGCTCAGTGCCCGCCCGAGGCGTCCTGGAACACTTCCGGCACCCAGCCGTTGACGATGCCGCCATCGATGGGGATCGTCGTGCCGACGACATAGTCGCCCGCCCGGCTGGCGAGATAGATCGCCCCGCCAGCCATATCCTCGGCCACGCCGACGCGCTTGTAGGGGATGCCCTTGGCGCTGCCTTCGGGGTTGCGGGCGGCGGCCTTGTTCATCTCGCTCGGGAAAGCGCCCGGGCCGATCCCGCTGACGACGATGTTGTCCTTGATCAACCGCGCGGCGAGCCGCTTGGTCAGGTGAATCACCGCCGCCTTGGAGGCTTGGTAGGAATAGGTTTCCCACGGGTTCGGTCGCATCCCGTCGATCGAGGCGATGTTGATCACCTTGGCTGGGGCCTGGAAGCTGCCGGCCGCCTTGAGCAGACCGTGGAGCTGCTGGGTCAGGAAGAACAGGCTCTTGACGTTGAGGTCCATCACCTTGTCCCAGCCGGCTTCGGGGAACTGGTCAAACTCTGCCCCCCAGGCCGCCCCGGCATTGTTGACCAGGATATCGAGCTTGCTCTCGCGGGCCGACAGCTCTGCCACCAGCCGCTTCAGGTCTTCCATCTGGCTGAGGTCGCCCGGCAGGCCGATCACCTTGCCCGGGTACTGGGCCTCAAACTCGGCCACCGTCTCGGCGATCTGTTCGCGCTTGCGGGCGGTGATGTAGACCCGCGCACACCCGGCGGCGAGATAGCCTTCCAGGATCATCTTGCCGATTCCGCGGCTGCCGCCAGTTATCAGGGCCACCTTGCCTTCAAGGCTGAAAAGCTTCGAAAAATCCATAACCCAATTCCTTCATCGTCACCCCGGACCTGATCCGGGGTCCCGCTAGTTTTCGCCCGCCGCAGGAAGGAAGCGGGACCCCGGGTCAAGCCCGGGGTGACGGATAAGGTCAGTAGCCGCTGAGCTGTGCAACGCGCTCGGCATGGTAGTACATGTCGCCCATGAATTCGGCCAACGCCCGGTCGCGCTTCATGTAGAGGCCGATGTCGTACTCGTCGGTCATGCCGATCCCGCCGTGCATCTGCACCCCTTCCTTGACCGCGAGGCTGGCCGCCTTGCCGGCCTTGGCCTTGGCGACCGAAACCATCAGCTCGGCCTTTTCAGAGCCGGCATCGAGCAGCTGCTGCGCCTTGATCACGCTCGCGCGGGCGATCTCCAGCTCCGAGTAGAGGTGCGAGGCGCGATGCTGCAGCGCCTGGAATTCGCCGATCAGCTGGCCGAACTGCTTGCGCTGCTTGAGGTAGGTGGTGGTCATGTCAAAGGCCCCGCCAGCCACGCCGACGCTTTCCGCTGCCGCGCCAACCCGGCCAGCGTTGAGCACGCGGTTCAGCAGCTCACGCCCGGCATCGACTTCGCCGATCACGGCATCGGCATCGACCTGGACGCCGTCGAGCTTGACGTGGGTGGCCATCGAGCTGTCAACCAGCCGGACTGCGTCCTGGTTCAGGCCAGCGGCGTCCTTGGGTACGGCGAACAGCGTGATCCCGTCCTGGTCGTCATCGGCACCCGCTGTGCGGGCCGCGACGACCAGCATGTCGGCGCTGCCGCCGTGGACCACGAAGGCCTTCTTGCCGGTCAGCTTGAAGCCGTTGCCGGCACGCTCGGCGCGGGTGGCGATGCGTTCGGGCCGGTGCTTGGGGCCTTCGTCAATCGCCACAGCGAAGACGCTGTCGCCGGCCAGCAGGCCGGGCAGGTAACGCCCGCGCAGCTCGTCATTGCCCGCACCAATCGCGGTAGCGGCCATGACCGAGCTGGTCAGGAACGGCGAGGGCGTTAGATTACGGCCGATTTCTTCGAGTACGATCCCAGCCTCGACATTGCCCATGCCCAGGCCGCCATCAGACTCGCTCACCAGAATGCCGGCAAAGCCCAGCTCGGCAAACTGCTTCCACAGCGCATGGCCGAACCCGTCCTTGCACTGCTTGTCGCGCCAGTGGCGCAGCTGCTTGGCGATCGTGCCTTCCTCACCCATGAACTGGCGCGCGGTGTCGGCCAGCATGGCCTGGTCTTCAGTGTGATACAGCGCCATGGTTCAGGCTCCCGGCAGGTCGAGAATGCGTTTGGAAATGACGTTCAGCATGACTTCGCTGGTCCCGCCTTCGATCGAGTTGGCCTTGGTGCGCAGCCAGGTCCGGGCCTTCGCGCCGCCGCCCGAAGCCTCGCTGTCCCATTCCAGCGCGGCCGAGCCGCCAGCGGCCATCAGCAGCTCGTGACGGCGCTTGTTGAGCTCAGTCCCGGCGTACTTCATCATGTTGGGCTGGGCCGGGTGGGCCTTGCCGACCTTGATCTCGTCGAGGAACTTCTCACCCATAGCCGAGAAGGCCAGGGCATCGACATCGAACATGGCGAGCTCGGCGCGCAGCAGCGGATCTTCGAGGCCATTGCGCTTGGCAAAGGCGCCGATGGTGTTGAGCCGATCATTGCCGCCCGCGCCCGAGATCATCTCGCGCTCATGGCCCAGCAGATACTTGGCGACGTCCCAGCCGCGGTTCAGTTCACCCACGATCTGGTGCTTGGGCACCTTCACATTGTCGAAGAAGGTTTCGCAGAACGGCGAATTGCCGCTGATCAGCAGGATCGGCTTGGTGCTGACGCCCGGGCTTTCCATGTCGAACAGCAGGAAGGAAATGCCCTGGTACTTGTTGGTCTTGTCGGTCCGGACCAGACAGAAGATCCAGTCAGCCTTGTTGGCATAGGAGGTCCAGATCTTCTGGCCGTTGACCACCCAGTGGTCGCCCTTGTCC comes from Novosphingobium ginsenosidimutans and encodes:
- a CDS encoding SspB family protein; the protein is MTDDAQDSLIPYDEIVQEALRAVVGRVLGQIVASGGTLPGEHHFYITFKTGAPGVSIPPHLRERFPDEMTIVLQNKFWDLGVDDQGFTVGLTFNQVPAKLDVPFSAITAFVDPAVDFGLQFQALGQDDEPEPHDEAENDGPPAADGETGSNVVSVDFGRKK
- a CDS encoding acyl-CoA dehydrogenase family protein encodes the protein MSDLDAFRAEIRAWLEENCPAEMREPARSDDDICWGGRKFQFKSEAQKLWMERCAAKGYTVPDWPKAYGGAGMGPAEAKIWREEMNRINARPPLSSFGIWMLGPALLKFGTEEQKIHYLGQIARGEIRWCQGYSEPGSGSDLVSLQTYGEDKGDHWVVNGQKIWTSYANKADWIFCLVRTDKTNKYQGISFLLFDMESPGVSTKPILLISGNSPFCETFFDNVKVPKHQIVGELNRGWDVAKYLLGHEREMISGAGGNDRLNTIGAFAKRNGLEDPLLRAELAMFDVDALAFSAMGEKFLDEIKVGKAHPAQPNMMKYAGTELNKRRHELLMAAGGSAALEWDSEASGGGAKARTWLRTKANSIEGGTSEVMLNVISKRILDLPGA
- a CDS encoding SDR family NAD(P)-dependent oxidoreductase — its product is MDFSKLFSLEGKVALITGGSRGIGKMILEGYLAAGCARVYITARKREQIAETVAEFEAQYPGKVIGLPGDLSQMEDLKRLVAELSARESKLDILVNNAGAAWGAEFDQFPEAGWDKVMDLNVKSLFFLTQQLHGLLKAAGSFQAPAKVINIASIDGMRPNPWETYSYQASKAAVIHLTKRLAARLIKDNIVVSGIGPGAFPSEMNKAAARNPEGSAKGIPYKRVGVAEDMAGGAIYLASRAGDYVVGTTIPIDGGIVNGWVPEVFQDASGGH
- a CDS encoding YbgC/FadM family acyl-CoA thioesterase — translated: MATFPPAPSGLVDGKVHRFAVRAYFEDTDLSGVVYHANYLRWFERARSDFVRLLGIDQRAVNEAGEGAFAVTELTIRYAAPARLDDAVQIETTCEDLGAASCRMHQVARHEDGRLLSEARLRIGFVSPEGRPRRMPAAWRDAFATIMPEGS
- the hisA gene encoding 1-(5-phosphoribosyl)-5-[(5-phosphoribosylamino)methylideneamino]imidazole-4-carboxamide isomerase — its product is MIVFPAIDLKGGQVVRLSEGDMDRATVYGDNPAAQAQLFAAAGSQFLHAVDLDGSFAGRAENRAAVESILEVFEGHVQLGGGIRTREAVEGWFDLGVSRVVMGSAALKDPEFVKDMAREFPGGIVVAVDARDGMVATEGWAEVSDVPVVDLARRFEDAGVASLLFTDIGRDGLLKGVNIEATVDLARQVDIPVIASGGVKGLDDIHILSLHAVDGIEGVITGRALYEGRLDLAAAIAMANRA
- the hisB gene encoding imidazoleglycerol-phosphate dehydratase HisB, yielding MRTGRIARKTHETDILVEVNLDGTGSYDVSTGIGFLDHMIEQFSRHSLIDITCHVKGDLHVDQHHTTEDSAIAIGQAISEALGDKAGIGRYGTAYSPMDEALARVALDISGRPWLVWNAKFTQERLGEMDTELFEHWFQSIAQAVGITLHIELLYGTNNHHICEGIYKGFARAMRQAVELDPRKGGAIPSTKGQLGG
- a CDS encoding ExbD/TolR family protein, with amino-acid sequence MGASLSPGGGRSGRGRRRARTPVSEINVTPLVDVMLVLLIIFMVTAPLLNAGVPVDLPDSRAQALDQEPQQVNLTLARDGRLYLDQTEIERAALPDRLASIPPGADGKLPLVTLRADKSLDYGEVIAVMGELNRAGFNAISLVTNSSGASGQD
- the hisF gene encoding imidazole glycerol phosphate synthase subunit HisF, coding for MTVRVRVIPCLDVANGRVVKGVNFVDLKDAGDPVEQARAYDAAGADELCFLDISASHEGRGTLLDVVRRTAEVCFMPLTVGGGVRAVEDARALLLAGADKVAVNSAAVSRPEVVAEIAERFGSQCVVASVDARRQGDHWEIFTHGGRQATGIDAVAHAIRLAELGAGELLVTSMDGDGTQAGYDLELTRTIADAVSVPVIASGGVGTLDHLVEGVTRGHASAVLAASIFHFGKHTIAEAHAALRRAGLPARG
- a CDS encoding SMP-30/gluconolactonase/LRE family protein; the encoded protein is MKRQVRTLASGIHFGEGPRWRNGRLWFSDFYAHCVYSLDLAGDLRVELKLEGQPSGLGWMPDGSLLVVRMELRQVWRRWPDGRFELHADLTDHSAFMCNDMVVDAQGRAYVGNFGFDLGAALAERGPAGVMADHPTTVLALIQPDGSVGDAAPGERFSFPNGAVITPDGQHLILAETFGGRLTQFDIGEDGSLTNRQLFATTLPRLPDGICLDANGAVWIANPTAPECVLIAAGGEVLEVIPTGDLNCYACMLGGPEGRHLFMLVAPGTGPGKTPGGKVLVAEVDVGRAGWP
- the gmk gene encoding guanylate kinase, whose amino-acid sequence is MVEAANSASNALQRRGLMLILSSPSGAGKTTISRMLLERDPQIALSVSATTRPIRPGEVDGVHYHFVNQAEFDRMVEADEFYEWATVFGHSYGTPKAQIRAGLKEGQDFLFDIDWQGTQQLYQKDQQDVVRVFILPPSIDELRRRLTGRGTDSPEVIAARMERARAEISHWDGYDYVVINDDIEACYHQVCEILHAERMKRARQTGLIGFVRELMRD
- a CDS encoding phosphoribosyl-ATP diphosphatase; protein product: MDTISRLEAVIRARFDGDPGSSYVAKLHAKGGDAVAQKVGEEAVELIIAHLAGTHEQEVAEAADLIFHLLILLAEHDIPFAQVLAELERREGTSGIAEKASRSE
- the tolQ gene encoding protein TolQ, giving the protein MSTLALLATAPTRLDPVKLFFDADIVVQSVMAGLILASVWVWAIIISFSLRMAGIRKRTEAYERDFWKAADIDAFQAERGAKEAGEIPSARVVSAGLGEWRRSTAAKVIDREGTRQRLVAVMDSAVAQEADRLAERLNFLATVGSVAPFVGLFGTVWGIMNSFFQIGSQQNSSLAVVAPGISEALFATAIGLFAAIPAVIAYNRFSHRVNQLEARMQRFADRFHASLSRELDAV
- a CDS encoding histidine triad nucleotide-binding protein — its product is MPIDPTLPYDDHNVFAKILRGEIPNRTVYEDEWALAFHDINPQAPTHVLVIPKGPYVSWDDFSAGASAEEIAGFVRAVGHVARSLGLVEPGYRLLANIGQHGHQEVPHLHVHLFGGKPLGPMLARFD
- a CDS encoding acyl-CoA dehydrogenase family protein, encoding MALYHTEDQAMLADTARQFMGEEGTIAKQLRHWRDKQCKDGFGHALWKQFAELGFAGILVSESDGGLGMGNVEAGIVLEEIGRNLTPSPFLTSSVMAATAIGAGNDELRGRYLPGLLAGDSVFAVAIDEGPKHRPERIATRAERAGNGFKLTGKKAFVVHGGSADMLVVAARTAGADDDQDGITLFAVPKDAAGLNQDAVRLVDSSMATHVKLDGVQVDADAVIGEVDAGRELLNRVLNAGRVGAAAESVGVAGGAFDMTTTYLKQRKQFGQLIGEFQALQHRASHLYSELEIARASVIKAQQLLDAGSEKAELMVSVAKAKAGKAASLAVKEGVQMHGGIGMTDEYDIGLYMKRDRALAEFMGDMYYHAERVAQLSGY
- the hisH gene encoding imidazole glycerol phosphate synthase subunit HisH → MAEVVALVDYGAGNLHSVANALKAAGAEGVQITADPDVVRAADRIVLPGVGSFKACAEGLRAIPHLVEAMTERVLIGAAPFLGICVGMQLLASRGVEHGVTPGLDWIGGEVRLVERTDPAIKIPHMGWNDVIVRPHAPLLEAGEAYFLHSYHFVPEDGHHALAMTDHGGGLVAAVGRDTILGVQFHPEKSQAYGLALLRAFLDWKP